One stretch of Acidobacteriota bacterium DNA includes these proteins:
- a CDS encoding response regulator transcription factor, with translation MSRVVVVEDDPAILRGLVDNLEGEGYEVIAAADGVTGLDAIREHSPDLVLLDLMLPKLSGYEVCRTLRDEGSATPIIMLTARGEEGDKVLGLDLGADDYVTKPFSLRELLARVRALLRRHAPAHELLDVLEFDDIEVDFRSFEARRDGEPLHLTRKEFGLLRAIASRPGEVVSRETLLDEVWGYENYPSTRTVDNHVASLRSKLEDDPSSPRHLLTIFGVGYKWVAGDSTLS, from the coding sequence ATGTCACGCGTCGTCGTGGTCGAGGATGATCCGGCCATCCTGCGAGGCCTGGTCGACAATCTCGAAGGAGAGGGCTACGAGGTGATTGCCGCGGCGGACGGAGTAACAGGGCTCGACGCGATCCGCGAGCATTCACCGGATCTGGTGCTGCTCGATCTGATGCTGCCGAAGCTCAGCGGATACGAGGTGTGTCGCACTCTGCGTGACGAAGGGAGCGCCACGCCGATCATCATGCTGACGGCACGAGGTGAAGAGGGAGACAAGGTCCTCGGCCTCGACCTCGGAGCCGACGATTACGTGACGAAGCCGTTTTCACTCCGGGAACTGCTCGCGCGGGTCCGCGCTCTTCTGCGGCGTCACGCTCCTGCGCATGAACTGCTGGACGTTCTCGAGTTCGATGACATCGAAGTCGATTTCCGGAGTTTCGAGGCCCGGCGCGATGGTGAGCCGCTTCACCTCACGCGGAAAGAGTTCGGACTGCTGCGAGCCATCGCATCACGTCCGGGAGAGGTCGTGTCACGAGAAACCTTGCTCGATGAAGTATGGGGTTACGAGAACTACCCCTCGACGCGGACGGTCGACAACCACGTCGCCTCTCTCCGCTCGAAGCTCGAGGATGACCCGTCGAGTCCGCGGCATCTGCTGACGATCTTCGGGGTCGGCTACAAGTGGGTCGCTGGGGACTCCACACTTTCATGA